One Rossellomorea aquimaris DNA window includes the following coding sequences:
- a CDS encoding metal ABC transporter ATP-binding protein, with protein sequence MNSVDIKGLTVAYHRKPVLMNVEFSVPKGRLIGIVGPNGAGKSTLIKAILGLIPRSSGDIKIFEKSYSPKSKLVGYVPQRGSVDWDFPTNALDVVLMGRYGHLGWFRRPSKKDVQFAMECLDKVGMTQFASRQISQLSGGQQQRVFLARALAQEAEVYFMDEPFVGVDAATEKAIISLLNELKEQGKTVLVVHHDLQTVTEYFDWTLLLNRKTIAYGPTKDVFSVENLQLTYGGKLSFLEKDQMLIHP encoded by the coding sequence ATGAATTCAGTTGATATTAAGGGATTAACCGTTGCATATCATAGAAAACCGGTTTTGATGAACGTAGAGTTTTCTGTTCCCAAAGGGAGGTTAATCGGAATTGTCGGGCCTAACGGTGCAGGAAAATCCACATTAATTAAAGCGATTCTGGGTTTGATTCCCCGCTCATCCGGTGATATCAAAATCTTTGAAAAATCGTATTCCCCTAAAAGCAAATTAGTTGGGTACGTCCCTCAGCGTGGATCTGTAGATTGGGATTTCCCTACCAATGCATTGGATGTCGTATTAATGGGGAGATATGGTCATTTAGGATGGTTTAGGAGACCATCAAAAAAAGATGTTCAATTTGCAATGGAGTGTCTCGATAAAGTAGGAATGACTCAATTTGCATCAAGACAAATAAGTCAGCTATCAGGGGGGCAGCAGCAAAGAGTTTTCCTTGCCAGGGCACTGGCTCAGGAAGCGGAAGTCTATTTCATGGATGAACCGTTTGTTGGTGTGGATGCTGCAACGGAAAAAGCGATCATATCCTTATTGAATGAATTAAAGGAACAAGGCAAGACCGTGTTGGTTGTTCATCATGATTTACAAACTGTTACAGAGTATTTTGATTGGACGCTGTTACTGAATAGAAAAACGATCGCCTATGGTCCAACGAAAGATGTGTTTAGCGTAGAGAATTTACAACTAACCTATGGAGGGAAATTATCTTTCCTGGAAAAGGATCAAATGTTAATTCATCCATAG
- a CDS encoding zinc ABC transporter substrate-binding protein codes for MKIRLMALVGMILILAAGLILSGCGATTTGTKNDKIVVTTTIGQIGDAVKNIGGEHVEVQSLMGPGVDPHLYKAKQSDIGKLQEADIIFYSGLHLEGKMLEIFEKMNKEKPTYAIADSIPKDKLRKDQADNTATDPHVWFDIDLWKIALEQVRDGLIEKDPENKEDYIRNTEKYFAELDELKAYAMEEMSKIPEEQRVLVTAHDAFNYFGAKYDLQVMGLQGLSTDAEYGLADVQSLVNTLVDRNIKAVFVESSISEKSINAVIAGAQDKGHEVEKGGELFSDAMGKEGTEEGTYIGMYKHNVDTIVEGLK; via the coding sequence ATGAAAATAAGATTAATGGCTCTTGTCGGGATGATCCTTATTTTAGCAGCAGGACTTATCCTATCAGGCTGTGGTGCAACTACCACTGGTACTAAAAACGATAAAATAGTCGTTACGACAACAATAGGGCAAATAGGGGATGCGGTTAAAAATATTGGAGGAGAGCATGTAGAGGTTCAAAGTTTAATGGGACCTGGTGTGGATCCTCATCTTTACAAGGCTAAACAGTCGGATATTGGTAAACTTCAGGAAGCGGATATTATTTTCTATAGCGGTCTCCATTTAGAAGGGAAAATGCTTGAGATCTTCGAAAAAATGAACAAGGAAAAACCGACTTATGCAATCGCGGATAGTATACCTAAAGATAAGCTTCGTAAAGATCAGGCAGATAATACGGCAACAGACCCGCATGTGTGGTTCGATATTGATTTATGGAAAATTGCATTGGAGCAAGTGCGGGACGGACTAATCGAGAAAGATCCTGAAAACAAAGAAGATTACATTCGAAATACTGAAAAGTACTTTGCGGAATTAGATGAACTGAAAGCATATGCTATGGAAGAAATGTCAAAGATTCCAGAAGAACAAAGAGTTCTTGTAACAGCTCATGATGCATTTAATTACTTCGGAGCAAAATACGATCTTCAAGTTATGGGATTACAAGGTCTGAGTACAGATGCTGAATATGGATTAGCAGATGTGCAGTCTCTTGTAAATACATTGGTAGACAGGAACATCAAAGCTGTGTTTGTAGAATCAAGTATCTCTGAAAAATCGATAAACGCTGTTATAGCAGGGGCACAAGATAAAGGCCATGAAGTCGAAAAAGGCGGGGAATTATTCTCAGATGCTATGGGGAAAGAAGGAACAGAGGAAGGAACGTACATCGGTATGTATAAGCATAACGTTGATACGATTGTAGAGGGACTAAAGTAA
- the cspD gene encoding cold-shock protein CspD, whose amino-acid sequence MQNGKVKWFNNEKGFGFIEVEGGDDVFVHFSAIQGEGFKALEEGQEVSFDVVEGNRGPQAANVVKL is encoded by the coding sequence ATGCAAAATGGTAAAGTAAAATGGTTCAACAATGAAAAAGGATTTGGATTCATCGAAGTTGAAGGTGGAGACGATGTATTCGTTCACTTCTCAGCGATTCAAGGCGAAGGGTTCAAAGCATTAGAAGAAGGTCAAGAAGTTTCTTTCGACGTTGTTGAAGGAAATCGCGGACCTCAAGCAGCAAACGTAGTTAAATTATAA
- a CDS encoding zinc-finger domain-containing protein has protein sequence MNRKEVVDKVDELIDTYCNDCLLKAHFRKEYGKTYAHRFCIEKCTIGEQIRNYGQKLN, from the coding sequence ATGAATCGAAAAGAAGTGGTGGATAAAGTGGATGAGCTCATAGACACCTACTGCAACGACTGCTTACTCAAAGCACACTTTCGCAAAGAGTATGGAAAAACCTATGCTCACCGCTTTTGTATAGAAAAGTGCACCATAGGAGAACAAATTCGAAATTACGGACAAAAATTGAATTGA
- a CDS encoding reverse transcriptase-like protein: MEMKLKFKYASKTASSIWFESNYFPRKETMIHIDDLMKTGRVHDLEIIDEMGNSWSRKEFIKLNQELEKEPENIVVYFDGGFDKESLIAGAGIVIYYDKGGESFRIRKNELLEEIENNNEAEYAALHIALGLLDEIGVKNVPCAINGDSQVVIKQLEGEWPCYEEGLSRWLDRIEALIKKLRLKINWVVLNRKDNKEADKLANQALQGTKVHSNKRIE, encoded by the coding sequence ATGGAAATGAAATTAAAATTTAAATATGCAAGTAAAACAGCATCGAGTATTTGGTTTGAATCCAACTACTTCCCAAGAAAAGAAACAATGATTCATATCGATGATCTGATGAAAACCGGAAGAGTCCATGATCTTGAAATCATAGATGAAATGGGGAATTCGTGGTCAAGGAAGGAATTTATCAAACTGAATCAGGAATTAGAAAAGGAACCTGAAAACATCGTTGTGTATTTCGACGGAGGGTTTGATAAGGAATCGCTCATTGCCGGCGCAGGGATTGTCATCTATTACGATAAAGGTGGAGAATCATTTAGAATCAGAAAAAATGAACTCCTCGAGGAAATTGAGAATAATAATGAAGCAGAATACGCAGCTTTACATATTGCCCTCGGATTGCTTGATGAAATCGGCGTGAAAAATGTACCTTGTGCGATTAATGGAGATTCCCAGGTGGTAATAAAACAGCTGGAAGGGGAATGGCCTTGTTATGAAGAGGGTCTGAGTCGATGGCTCGATCGTATTGAAGCCCTGATCAAAAAGCTTCGATTGAAAATCAATTGGGTCGTGTTGAACAGAAAAGATAATAAGGAAGCGGATAAGTTGGCCAATCAAGCCTTACAAGGGACAAAAGTCCACAGCAACAAACGAATAGAATAA
- a CDS encoding queuosine precursor transporter, whose product MFNIWFGLVFVLITFSLLLIMYRMFGRTGLFVWIGISTILANLQVVKTIEIFGLTATLGNAMYGTAFLVTDILNEKYGKKQAQKAVWLGFFTLIVMTIIMQLVLVFQPHPEDFAQESLATIFGIIPRIALGSLVAYLVSQLTDVYIFTYLKRKFPSDSQFWIRNNGSTMVSQLLDTLVFTSIAFLGEYPMGVWFEIFITTYLLKWVISIIDTPFGYVAKRFPKDV is encoded by the coding sequence ATGTTTAATATATGGTTTGGGTTAGTCTTCGTTCTCATTACATTCTCATTACTTCTGATTATGTATCGAATGTTTGGAAGGACCGGACTGTTTGTATGGATAGGGATATCTACGATACTTGCTAACTTACAGGTCGTTAAAACGATTGAAATTTTCGGGTTGACCGCTACTTTAGGGAATGCCATGTACGGAACCGCTTTTTTAGTAACGGATATCCTTAACGAAAAATATGGAAAGAAACAAGCCCAGAAAGCGGTGTGGCTGGGGTTCTTCACTTTAATCGTTATGACTATTATTATGCAGCTCGTGTTAGTATTTCAACCACATCCTGAAGATTTCGCCCAAGAATCTCTGGCAACTATCTTTGGGATCATTCCTAGAATTGCTCTTGGAAGCTTGGTCGCTTACCTGGTGAGTCAATTAACAGACGTGTATATCTTCACGTATTTAAAGAGGAAATTCCCTTCAGATTCACAATTTTGGATTCGTAATAACGGAAGTACGATGGTGAGCCAGCTTTTGGATACTCTTGTATTCACAAGCATTGCTTTCCTGGGAGAATATCCAATGGGTGTTTGGTTTGAAATATTCATTACTACCTATCTCCTCAAATGGGTCATATCCATTATTGATACCCCATTTGGTTATGTGGCAAAACGATTTCCTAAAGATGTGTGA
- a CDS encoding reverse transcriptase-like protein, with the protein MIEVNIDGASAGNPGPSGAGILIKNNGEVEKHSIPLGVMDNHEAEFLACKKALEICLEKHADTVWLKSDSQAVVHAIEKEFVRNAQYKQLLHDILDMTKQIDLFFIKWIPSKENKAADELARKAIHLN; encoded by the coding sequence ATGATCGAAGTGAATATTGATGGGGCAAGTGCTGGTAACCCCGGGCCAAGTGGTGCCGGAATATTGATTAAAAACAACGGAGAAGTGGAAAAACATTCCATCCCTTTAGGGGTCATGGATAATCATGAAGCTGAATTCCTTGCATGCAAGAAAGCTCTGGAGATCTGTTTAGAAAAACATGCTGATACCGTGTGGCTGAAGAGTGATTCTCAAGCTGTCGTTCATGCGATTGAGAAAGAGTTTGTACGGAATGCTCAATATAAGCAGTTACTCCATGATATATTGGACATGACGAAGCAAATAGACCTTTTCTTCATAAAGTGGATACCCAGTAAAGAAAATAAAGCTGCAGATGAGCTTGCCCGAAAAGCCATTCATCTGAACTAA
- a CDS encoding DUF6123 family protein produces MKKTTEEFLIDLENKGFKFQEDAIGFIYFGKKYTDAPDELVNSAIEITLKAQKQFDSSFYMSILERLHSQNIASRKEALRWMVNQGLA; encoded by the coding sequence GTGAAAAAGACAACAGAAGAATTTCTCATAGATCTTGAAAACAAAGGCTTCAAATTTCAAGAAGACGCAATTGGCTTCATCTATTTTGGCAAAAAATATACAGATGCCCCGGATGAACTGGTCAATAGCGCCATTGAAATCACATTAAAAGCTCAAAAACAATTCGATAGCAGTTTTTACATGTCCATATTAGAAAGACTCCATTCCCAAAACATCGCATCCCGAAAAGAAGCGCTCAGATGGATGGTGAATCAGGGATTGGCCTAG
- a CDS encoding divergent PAP2 family protein, whose amino-acid sequence MNKGIVTALISIALAQGLKIPLHFLKKKEWKPELFFQTGGMPSSHSAGVSSLTTFIALKRGVKTIDFALSFIFGLIVMYDAQGIRRQTGELTLKVNSLDELVRKAHEKETVEFEEKKPKRLKEMLGHQPQEVVGGALLGSFMGYIAFLFSKKDRQKKKFSVR is encoded by the coding sequence GTGAATAAAGGGATTGTTACAGCACTTATCAGTATAGCTCTCGCACAGGGTCTGAAGATTCCACTGCATTTTTTGAAAAAGAAGGAATGGAAACCTGAGCTGTTTTTCCAGACAGGGGGTATGCCAAGTTCCCATAGTGCAGGGGTTTCCTCTTTAACAACATTCATTGCCTTAAAGAGGGGGGTCAAAACGATTGACTTTGCTCTTTCATTTATCTTTGGCCTAATCGTGATGTACGATGCCCAAGGAATTCGACGACAAACAGGTGAACTGACCCTTAAAGTAAACAGTTTGGATGAGCTCGTTAGAAAAGCTCATGAAAAAGAAACGGTGGAATTCGAAGAGAAAAAGCCAAAAAGACTGAAAGAAATGCTGGGACATCAGCCTCAAGAAGTCGTTGGCGGTGCGTTACTCGGCTCATTTATGGGTTACATTGCCTTCCTGTTTTCGAAAAAGGATAGGCAAAAGAAAAAATTTTCTGTAAGATAA
- the sspL gene encoding small, acid-soluble spore protein L, with translation MTKGNNKNKGKNAKSVNPQGISQDAEFSMEPKSQLENAAKKSNTK, from the coding sequence ATGACAAAAGGAAACAATAAAAACAAAGGTAAAAATGCAAAAAGCGTGAATCCACAAGGAATATCCCAAGATGCAGAATTTTCCATGGAGCCGAAGAGCCAATTGGAAAATGCCGCTAAGAAATCGAATACAAAGTAA
- a CDS encoding 5'-3' exonuclease H3TH domain-containing protein: MNNKNEHLLLIDGMALLFRSFFATAVTGQFMMNSKGLPTNGVQGFMKHLLMAADHVKPTHIIVCWDMGSQTFRNEVFNDYKSNRNAPPIELIPQFDLAKEVAEGFNLSNVGVVGYEADDCIGTLAKIHQTDRKVSVLSGDQDLLQLLDDNIDIMLLKKGFGNYQTYTKEIFVEERGITPHQFIDVKALMGDTSDGYPGVKGIGEKTALKLIQQYNDISGILDNLHELTPSQRKKIEADLDMLHVSRKLAEIHCEVPLSVSVEEARWNNVAHETLSLVDDLELKVLRRYLVGSNVMVATS, translated from the coding sequence TTGAATAATAAAAATGAGCATTTATTACTTATAGATGGTATGGCGCTATTATTTCGTTCTTTTTTTGCAACAGCCGTAACGGGTCAATTCATGATGAACTCAAAAGGACTTCCCACTAATGGAGTTCAGGGGTTTATGAAGCATTTACTGATGGCAGCGGATCATGTGAAGCCGACACATATCATAGTATGCTGGGATATGGGGAGTCAGACATTCCGTAATGAAGTATTCAATGACTACAAATCGAATCGAAATGCACCACCGATTGAACTGATTCCTCAATTTGATCTTGCAAAAGAGGTGGCAGAAGGATTCAATCTTTCGAATGTGGGGGTAGTGGGTTATGAAGCAGATGATTGTATTGGGACTCTCGCCAAAATTCATCAAACCGATCGCAAAGTATCCGTTCTGAGCGGTGACCAGGACCTCCTGCAACTTTTGGACGACAATATTGATATTATGCTTCTGAAAAAAGGCTTTGGTAACTATCAAACCTATACGAAAGAGATCTTTGTGGAGGAGAGAGGGATTACTCCTCATCAATTCATTGATGTGAAAGCATTAATGGGTGATACAAGCGATGGATATCCCGGGGTTAAAGGAATCGGCGAGAAAACAGCTTTAAAGCTGATTCAACAATATAATGATATTTCAGGTATTCTCGACAATTTGCACGAGTTAACCCCATCTCAACGAAAGAAGATTGAAGCCGATCTGGACATGCTTCACGTTTCAAGAAAGTTAGCTGAGATTCACTGCGAGGTGCCACTATCTGTTTCGGTAGAGGAAGCTCGTTGGAATAACGTTGCCCACGAAACGCTTTCCCTTGTGGATGACCTAGAGTTGAAGGTGCTTAGAAGATATTTAGTAGGTTCTAATGTGATGGTTGCCACAAGCTAG
- a CDS encoding sulfurtransferase → MRTIVDTDWLSEHIHDENLRIIDCRFSLGNPAEGRERYKESHIPGSVFFDLEKDLSGYVKKHGGRHPLPNMKNFLRKVEDVGIDNDTMVVIYDEKEGAFAGRCWWLFQYIGHEEVYILNGGFAAWKKAGGETESTVPVHPLKSYRPSFNETIVASLDEVRSIANGDRDIPLIDSRSRERYLGHEEPIDRIPGHIPGATNLPWTDGVTEGYFIQGEQRNVRFAHLNKDEPVIVYCGSGVTATPNFIALKEAGFNHVKLYVGSYSDWVSYENHKVEKE, encoded by the coding sequence ATGAGGACAATTGTCGATACGGATTGGCTAAGTGAGCATATTCATGATGAGAATCTAAGAATCATTGATTGTCGTTTTTCTCTGGGAAACCCGGCAGAGGGGCGGGAGCGGTACAAAGAAAGTCATATTCCAGGATCCGTCTTTTTCGATTTGGAAAAGGATCTATCAGGATATGTGAAAAAGCATGGAGGGCGCCATCCCCTTCCGAATATGAAGAATTTTTTGCGCAAGGTGGAGGATGTCGGTATTGATAATGATACAATGGTTGTCATTTATGATGAAAAGGAAGGTGCATTCGCTGGCCGATGCTGGTGGTTGTTCCAATACATCGGACATGAGGAGGTATATATCTTAAATGGTGGCTTTGCAGCTTGGAAAAAGGCTGGAGGGGAAACAGAATCGACCGTACCTGTACATCCTCTAAAAAGCTATCGTCCAAGCTTTAATGAAACGATTGTGGCTTCCCTGGATGAGGTGAGGAGTATTGCAAATGGGGATCGAGACATCCCATTAATCGATTCCCGTAGCAGAGAAAGATACTTAGGCCATGAAGAACCGATAGACCGCATTCCGGGGCATATCCCAGGGGCCACCAACCTTCCATGGACGGATGGTGTGACGGAAGGATATTTTATTCAAGGAGAACAGCGTAATGTTCGTTTCGCTCATCTTAATAAAGATGAACCAGTGATTGTCTATTGCGGTTCCGGTGTAACAGCTACTCCGAATTTCATTGCACTTAAGGAAGCGGGATTCAATCATGTGAAACTTTATGTTGGAAGCTACAGTGATTGGGTGTCCTATGAGAATCACAAGGTGGAGAAGGAATAA
- a CDS encoding dynamin family protein gives MSQIEHKSIQLHNTLQQLTAYHDRFLQNGDDERASKVERLAEKLHNHELILAFCGHFSAGKSTMINHLMGEEILPSSPIPTSANLVKVHHASTDFAKIHYHHSQPLYFQAPYEFSTIKDFCKNGEEVYSVEIGRSKSEMPEGVSILDTPGVDSTDDAHRLSTESAIHLADSVFFVMDYNHVQSQVNFEFTKEMIRHGVKLYLIVNQIDKHQEEELAFSDFKQSVENSFASWGVVPNGMYFTSLKAPNHPHNDLEKLESFIEEQVKKKSELIEASAESALSQLRSEHEKWYEEALEKIEENGRGLLTPEEWNDKDVLLQTERRLIDTLAKNNVKAIKEHFEDERKEILKNAYLMPFETRELAKDFLESRQPDFKVGFLFSKQKTEDEKAVRTRKFKEDINTRIEAQLEWHLKTLGKNMDKEYSPSSGQRMKWDQLSLEVDEKFLIDLIKPGAGITSDYVLQYCDDLSEELKRKARNITNDLIEATLNEVESASAVENSALEEDLKELQKKTGVIYQWNTLHEEKTTQLRNLMSIDVDQRRADSVLQQWIVSWKARAEDYILASDMEFDQKEITTLTREKIETEPRQQQQASIEEVIERLEKMTSVFRRYKGFTKAADLLEGKKERLSNQSFTIALFGAFSAGKSSFANALLGKKILPVSPNPTTASINRINPVSEVGEHETAHVQIKTYDQLFQDIVHSLSYFNRSVSTLDEAMEVVPALTSEGSGKENVHLSFLQAFYNGYPTFKESLGMIKMANLEEYRGFVADEAQACFVESIDLYYDCDITRQGITLVDTPGADSINARHTGVAFEYIKNADAILFVTYYNHAFAKADREFLIQLGRVKDTFELDKMFFVVNAIDLASDEEEKNEVIDYVETQLIQYGIRFPRIFGVSSLQALRESDSNKSGIHLFKKEFKIFIQNELVSMSIDSALSEWNRGLQRFNQYFHTASSDKAYKEVRKQELNDAKIEVRSLIDTKSVHPLEIEMQQESKELVHYVKQRVFFRVSDFYKEAFHSGLFLQYSHQSQAIKEGLKEFLASVGFDLAQEMRATSLRIQQFIQKLLSEQWLVLEEMIQQVEKELVLSPQDYKNGSTIEFENAFKQTELRLFEEAFSSFKNPKHFFEQGGKKIVQEKLEALLQLPADSYLEQEQERLEGWGASYLSREFDKLKEEMLIQVMEQINSNIDALETVQDLNKLKYDLEQLEQIQA, from the coding sequence ATGAGTCAGATAGAGCATAAAAGTATACAATTACATAATACATTGCAACAACTTACAGCCTACCACGATCGGTTCCTTCAAAACGGAGACGACGAGCGGGCTTCAAAGGTAGAGAGATTAGCAGAGAAATTACACAACCATGAATTGATTTTAGCCTTTTGCGGTCATTTCTCTGCAGGAAAATCAACGATGATCAATCACTTAATGGGAGAAGAAATCCTCCCGTCGAGTCCAATCCCTACCAGTGCAAATTTAGTAAAGGTGCACCATGCATCAACTGATTTCGCAAAAATTCATTATCATCATTCACAACCCCTATACTTTCAGGCACCGTATGAGTTCTCCACCATTAAGGACTTCTGCAAAAACGGAGAGGAAGTATATTCTGTAGAAATAGGTCGAAGCAAAAGTGAGATGCCGGAGGGTGTATCGATTTTAGATACCCCGGGTGTAGACAGCACGGATGATGCCCACAGACTGTCAACGGAATCGGCCATTCATCTTGCTGACTCCGTCTTTTTTGTGATGGATTATAACCACGTTCAATCTCAGGTGAACTTCGAGTTCACAAAGGAAATGATCCGTCATGGAGTTAAGCTTTATCTCATTGTAAACCAGATTGATAAGCACCAGGAAGAAGAATTGGCATTCAGCGACTTTAAACAAAGTGTAGAGAATTCGTTTGCTTCTTGGGGTGTTGTGCCCAACGGGATGTATTTTACAAGTTTAAAAGCTCCAAATCATCCTCATAATGATCTTGAAAAATTAGAGTCATTTATTGAAGAGCAGGTGAAGAAGAAAAGTGAATTGATAGAAGCCTCTGCAGAATCAGCACTCTCCCAATTGCGGTCTGAGCATGAGAAATGGTATGAGGAAGCTCTTGAGAAAATTGAAGAAAATGGAAGGGGCCTCCTGACCCCTGAAGAATGGAATGACAAAGATGTCCTTCTGCAAACTGAAAGAAGATTGATTGATACTTTAGCAAAAAATAACGTAAAAGCGATAAAAGAACATTTTGAGGATGAAAGAAAAGAAATCCTTAAAAATGCGTATTTAATGCCGTTTGAAACAAGAGAATTAGCGAAGGATTTTCTCGAAAGCAGACAACCAGACTTTAAAGTAGGATTTTTATTTTCGAAACAAAAAACAGAAGACGAAAAAGCGGTCAGAACCCGGAAATTTAAAGAAGATATAAATACCCGGATCGAAGCTCAATTAGAGTGGCATTTGAAGACACTGGGGAAAAACATGGACAAAGAATACAGTCCTTCATCAGGTCAACGCATGAAGTGGGATCAATTATCTCTTGAAGTGGATGAAAAATTTCTTATCGATCTGATCAAACCTGGTGCAGGAATTACGAGTGATTACGTTCTCCAATACTGTGATGATCTTTCGGAGGAATTAAAGAGGAAAGCCAGAAATATTACAAATGATTTGATTGAAGCAACTTTGAATGAAGTGGAAAGCGCATCTGCAGTAGAGAATTCAGCTTTAGAGGAGGACCTTAAAGAACTGCAAAAGAAAACAGGAGTCATCTATCAATGGAACACATTACATGAAGAAAAGACTACCCAACTTCGAAATTTAATGAGCATTGATGTCGATCAGAGACGAGCGGATTCTGTTCTTCAACAGTGGATTGTGAGTTGGAAGGCAAGGGCGGAAGATTATATTCTTGCAAGTGACATGGAGTTCGATCAGAAAGAGATAACAACACTAACCAGGGAAAAAATTGAGACGGAGCCACGGCAACAACAGCAAGCTTCCATTGAAGAGGTTATCGAACGATTAGAAAAGATGACCAGTGTATTCAGGAGATACAAAGGGTTCACAAAGGCGGCAGATTTATTAGAAGGAAAGAAAGAGCGACTGTCCAATCAATCCTTTACCATCGCATTATTCGGTGCGTTTAGTGCGGGGAAATCATCATTTGCCAATGCCCTATTAGGGAAGAAAATACTCCCGGTGAGTCCGAATCCGACAACGGCCTCCATCAATCGGATCAATCCCGTATCAGAAGTCGGTGAGCATGAGACCGCTCACGTCCAAATCAAGACGTACGACCAGCTATTTCAAGACATTGTTCATTCTCTATCCTATTTCAATCGCAGTGTTTCAACACTTGATGAAGCAATGGAGGTTGTCCCTGCCTTAACGAGTGAAGGCAGCGGTAAGGAAAATGTACACCTTTCATTCCTCCAGGCTTTTTATAATGGTTATCCCACCTTTAAAGAAAGTCTTGGAATGATAAAAATGGCCAATCTTGAAGAGTATAGAGGATTTGTAGCGGATGAAGCTCAAGCTTGTTTTGTGGAGTCCATCGATCTCTATTACGATTGTGATATTACAAGGCAGGGAATCACACTCGTCGATACACCAGGAGCAGATTCGATTAACGCACGTCATACGGGAGTTGCATTTGAATATATTAAAAATGCCGATGCGATACTTTTTGTGACCTATTATAACCATGCATTTGCCAAGGCAGACCGTGAATTCCTCATTCAATTGGGCCGCGTGAAGGACACGTTTGAATTAGATAAAATGTTCTTTGTAGTCAATGCCATCGATCTTGCAAGCGACGAGGAAGAAAAAAATGAAGTGATCGACTATGTGGAGACGCAGCTGATTCAATATGGAATCCGTTTTCCGAGGATCTTTGGGGTATCTTCTCTCCAGGCTCTTAGAGAATCAGATTCTAATAAGTCAGGAATCCATCTATTTAAGAAGGAATTCAAAATATTTATACAGAATGAATTAGTGAGCATGAGTATCGATTCCGCTCTCAGTGAGTGGAATAGAGGCCTGCAGCGATTTAACCAATATTTTCATACGGCTTCAAGTGATAAAGCGTATAAGGAAGTACGCAAACAGGAGCTGAACGATGCGAAGATTGAGGTTCGCTCACTTATCGATACCAAATCCGTCCACCCACTTGAAATCGAAATGCAACAAGAATCGAAGGAACTTGTCCATTATGTGAAGCAAAGGGTATTTTTCCGGGTATCCGATTTTTATAAGGAAGCCTTTCATTCAGGGTTATTTCTGCAATACTCCCACCAATCCCAAGCGATAAAGGAAGGTTTAAAGGAATTTCTTGCAAGTGTAGGATTTGATCTTGCTCAGGAAATGAGAGCCACTTCCCTTCGCATTCAGCAGTTCATACAGAAACTACTGAGTGAGCAGTGGCTGGTTCTTGAAGAAATGATTCAACAGGTGGAGAAAGAACTGGTATTATCTCCTCAGGATTACAAAAATGGAAGCACCATTGAATTTGAGAACGCGTTTAAACAAACAGAGCTGCGACTATTCGAAGAAGCCTTTTCTTCATTTAAGAATCCAAAGCATTTCTTTGAACAAGGCGGAAAAAAGATTGTTCAGGAAAAATTGGAAGCATTACTACAACTGCCTGCAGATAGCTACTTAGAACAGGAGCAGGAACGTCTGGAAGGTTGGGGTGCTTCGTATTTAAGCAGAGAGTTCGACAAGCTTAAGGAAGAAATGTTGATTCAGGTGATGGAGCAGATCAATTCAAATATAGATGCATTAGAGACCGTTCAGGACCTGAACAAGCTAAAATATGATTTGGAGCAACTCGAACAGATTCAAGCTTAA